From the genome of Plectropomus leopardus isolate mb chromosome 13, YSFRI_Pleo_2.0, whole genome shotgun sequence, one region includes:
- the heatr6 gene encoding HEAT repeat-containing protein 6, giving the protein MAAQTGLSPAAMSRGDVPVSPPVALSAEAAPFTPLGADSWRLGSSSDAEKQFSRCAAKLRALRANSGQLREELNLLFDQLLSENYNKTCESSISIRPEDVCALLKHVSSLVPLSQEHLVIKLCQLIHHLLNQLKVIMDEQTLNVLVNYTASALKVCSTWTHSDVLLALSTIVYGNGPQCQQHLSDLLGEDGVLLLYSSPSQPNMELRRVALTCMANICLRIPGQPPLDDQYRSVSFRVFLKTLQSPKPPNTDELFYCMVIQAALKGLQCCLSGGKWKFGAGEEVGSVLAALKRLMFQGAPGVSVEWPAVLYPAPLPQYEGVPAAKPAEPLKPSEPMKDAATPGKTSGNKKRKPRGKGKKTSTEESRGDDGEEDDREANQKGGGREGGRGDGESLLSKPSGPSLYPSWIRASSDSEFSDTEGGAQSKLRLYHGRVRQRALHCLLAVVKAVEKRTLYGYWSSFIPDSPIGGPPPLTLLTIILKDPSPKVRASALQVLSAMLDGSRQFLAVAEDTASPRTSYTPFSFTLATAVRELHRALSLALLAETSPQTLTQVIKCLAYLVANAPYHRLRPGLLNSLWKQMRPYVRHRDVNVRVSVLTLYGALVTTQAPLPEVQLLLRQPESGSTTGSFTPQDSSLSWRQRDGVSSPSCITFLRSSSTHSPQTSHTPGEEESAPPWLLQLCVSLVTQPREDQSDSEGGGGAALEPSPVRLEALQVMSHLVRGYFSLAKVCLCEIGQVSARCLGETDPSIQLHGAKLLEELGTGIIQQYRAENNVPESSRVPMGQVVLFWSEVLSGPLNGALQNEQHPTLQTSACDTLSSILPQAFAQLPDKTQLMCITVLLGLTYSENYLVKTAAVRALGVYILFPCLREDVMFVADTANTILAALDDRSPNVRAKAAWSLGNLTDTLIVNMESVGVDFQEELSDMLVLKMLQAATRASADKDRVKSNAVRALGNLLHFLRQSQMTRSAFQRPLEDAVRALVKTVQSEATMKVRWNACYALGNAFRNPALPLDSASWSCDAFSSLCHVVTSCKNFKVRIKSAAALAVPATRGCYGDTKRFSCVWRSLATALENSEDTNDFLEYRYSTSLRHTLSQALLHLLSVSEAQDMRALGASLAGEEGKGIKEHLIKYLRAEEGGAEGEKDAGGDSFTPQQRVGGLQQTLIRLKALKAEGEERREEESGKEVVVQFLEDLLKICEEQ; this is encoded by the exons ATGGCGGCTCAGACCGGGTTGTCACCGGCCGCTATGAGCCGCGGTGATGTCCCCGTTTCCCCCCCGGTGGCTCTGTCCGCGGAGGCCGCTCCCTTCACCCCGCTCGGGGCGGACAGCTGGCGGCTCGGCTCATCGTCGGACGCCGAGAAACAGTTTTCCCGCTGCGCCGCGAAGCTGCGAGCCCTGAGAGCAAACTCCGGCCAGCTGAGAGAGGAGCTCAACCTGCTGTTTGACCAGCTGCTGTCCgaaaactacaacaaaaccTGCGAGTCCAGCATCAGCATCCGACCAGAG GATGTGTGCGCTCTGCTGAAACATGTCAGCTCTCTTGTGCCGCTGAGTCAAGAACATTTAGTCATCAAACTGTGCCAGCTGATACATCATCTGCTCAACCAACTAAAG GTCATAATGGACGAGCAGACATTGAATGTATTGGTGAACTACACCGCCAGTGCGCTGAAAGTGTGCAGTACGTGGACACACTCAGATGTCCTCCTGGCACTCTCCACAATAGTGTATGGAAATGGACCTCAGTGCCAGCAG CACCTTAGTGACTTGCTGGGTGAAGATGGAGTCCTCCTGCTGTATAGTTCTCCATCTCAGCCAAATATGGAGTTACGCCGTGTTGCTCTCACCTGTATGGCCAACATCTGTCTCAG GATCCCCGGTCAGCCACCTTTGGATGATCAGTACAGAAGTGTATCTTTCAGAGTCTTCctgaaaacactgcagtcacCCAAACCTCCAAACACTGATGAGCTCTTCTATTGCATG GTGATCCAGGCAGCACTAAAGGGACTTCAGTGTTGCCTCTCAGGTGGGAAGTGGAAATTTGGTGCAGGAGAGGAGGTTGGGTCTGTGCTGGCTGCACTTAAG AGGCTCATGTTCCAGGGAGCTCCAGGTGTGAGTGTCGAGTGGCCGGCTGTGCTTTACCcagctcctcttcctcagtATGAGGGCGTCCCTGCAGCAAAACCAGCTGAACCACTAAAACCCTCTGAACCAATGAAGGATGCAGCTACACCAGGCAAAACCTCAGGG aataaaaagaggaaacCCAGAGGAAAGGGGAAGAAGACTAGCACtgaggagagcagaggggaTGATGGAGAGGAAGATGATCGGGAGGCAAATCAGAAAGGagggggaagagagggaggcagaggtgACGGAGAGTCTCTCTTGTCTAAACCCTCTGGTCCGTCTCTTTATCCGTCCTGGATAAGAGCCAGTTCTGACTCAGAGTTTTCAGACACAGAAGGCGGTGCACAGAGCAAACTAAG GCTTTACCATGGTCGTGTGCGTCAGAGAGCGCTGCACTGTCTTCTAGCGGTGGTGAAAGCTGTCGAGAAAAGGACTCTGTATGGGTACTGGTCCTCCTTCATCCCTGACTCTCCTATCGGGGGGCCGCCGCCTCTCACTCTCCTCACAATTATACTGAAGGACCCCTCCCCAAAG GTGCGTGCCAGTGCTCTTCAGGTGTTGTCAGCTATGCTGGATGGCTCTCGTCAGTTCCTGGCTGTGGCTGAAGACACAGCATCTCCTCGTACGTCTTACACCCCTTTCTCCTTCACGCTGGCTACGGCCGTCAGAGAACTGCACCGTGCTCTCAGTCTGGCTCTGCTGGCTGAGACCTCCCCTCAGACGCTCACACAGGTCATAAAG TGTCTGGCCTACCTGGTGGCGAATGCTCCCTACCACCGTCTCAGACCTGGTCTGCTCAACTCCCTCTGGAAACAGATGCGTCCCTATGTGCGCCACAGAG ATGTCAATGTCCGTGTGTCAGTCCTGACACTTTACGGGGCTCTGGTGACGACTCAGGCCCCTCTGCCCGAAGTGCAGCTCCTCCTCCGACAGCCAGAGAGTGGCAGCACCACCGGCTCATTCACGCCACAGGACTCGTCTCTGAGCTGGAGACAAAGAGACGGAGTGTCCTCGCCCTCTTGCATAACTTTCCTGCGGAGCTCAAGCACACACTCCCCTCAGACTTCTCACACGCCGGGTGAGGAGGAAAGCGCCCCGCCATGGcttctgcagctgtgtgtgtcactaGTGACTCAGCCCAGAGAGGACCAATCAGACAgcgaaggaggaggaggcgctGCTTTAGAGCCGTCCCCTGTCCGATTAgaagcactacag gtcaTGTCCCACCTGGTGCGTGGCTACTTCTCTTTAGCTAAAGTATGTCTGTGTGAGATTGGGCAGGTGAGCGCTCGCTGCCTTGGGGAGACAGACCCCTCCATACAGCTGCACGGAGCAAAG CTACTAGAGGAGCTGGGGACAGGAATAATCCAGCAGTACAGAGCAGAGAACAACGTGCCCGAGAGCTCAAGGGTCCCCATGGGCCAA GTGGTTCTGTTCTGGTCAGAAGTTTTGAGCGGTCCACTGAACGGAGCGCTGCAGAACGAACAACACCCCACGCTGCAGACGAGCGCATGCGACACGCTCTCGTCCATCCTGCCGCAGGCCTTCGCACAGCTGCCT GATAAGACACAGCTGATGTGCATCACCGTCCTGCTGGGGCTGACCTACAGTGAGAACTATCTGGTGAAGACCGCGGCCGTCAGGGCTTTGGGAGTCTACATACTGTTCCCCTGTCTAAGAGAG GATGTCATGTTTGTGGCAGATACAGCAAACACTATCCTCGCTGCCCTCGATGATCGATCTCCAAATGTCCGAGCCAAGGCTGCCTGGTCCCTCGGCAACCTCACAGACACACTTATTGTTAACAT GGAGAGCGTAGGTGTGGACTTCCAAGAAGAGTTATCAGACATGCTGGTGCTCAAGATGTTGCAAGCGGCCACCCGAGCATCGGCCGACAAAGATAGG GTGAAGTCTAATGCGGTGCGAGCGCTCGGAAATCTGCTTCATTTCCTGCGTCAGAGTCAGATGACCCGGTCTGCGTTCCAGCGCCCGCTGGAGGATGCAGTCCGTGCGCTGGTTAAAACCGTCCAATCAGAGGCCACCATGAAGGTCAGGTGGAATGCCTGTTACGCTCTGGGAAATGCTTTCAGAAACCCAGCCCTGCCGCTCG ACTCGGCCTCTTGGTCTTGTGACgccttctcctccctctgccaTGTTGTCACATCCTGTAAAAACTTCAAGGTGCGGATCAAGTCTGCCGCTGCCCTGGCAGTTCCTGCCACCCGAGGCTGCTACGGGGACACAAAGCGGTTCAGCTGCGTGTGGCGTTCCCTGGCCACAGCGCTGGAGAACAGCGAAGACACAAACGACTTTTTAGAGTACCGTTACAGCACCAGCCTGcgacacacactctcacaagCTCTCCTACACCTTCTCAGCGTCAGTGAGGCGCAGGACATGCGCGCCCTCGGGGCGTCACTGGCAGGGGAGGAGGGGAAAGGCATCAAAGAACATTTGATCAAATATCTCAGAGCGGAGGAAGGAGGGGCTGAGGGGGAGAAAGATGCTGGGGGGGACAGTTTCACCCCTCAGCAGAGAGTCGGAGGTCTGCAGCAGACGCTGATCAGACTGAAAGCGCTGAAGGCTGAAGGGGAGGAGCGGCGGGAGGAGGAGAGCGGTAAGGAGGTGGTAGTTCAATTCCTAGAAGACTTGTTAAAGATCTGTGAAGAGCAGTGA
- the dynll2b gene encoding dynein, light chain, LC8-type 2b, which translates to MTEKKAVIKNADMPDEMQQDAVDCAMQAMEKYNIEKDIAAYVKKEFDKKYNPTWHCIVGRNFGSYVTHETKHFIYFYLGQVAILLFKSG; encoded by the exons atgactGAGAAGAAGGCAGTGATAAAGAATGCAGACATGCCTGATGAAATGCAGCAGGATGCAGTGGACTGTGCCATGCAAGCCATGGAAAAGTACAACATCGAGAAGGATATTGCCGCCTATGTCAAAAAG GAGTTTGACAAGAAGTACAACCCCACATGGCATTGCATAGTTGGGAGGAACTTCGGAAGCTACGTGACGCATGAGACCAAGCATTTCATCTACTTCTACCTGGGTCAAGTGGCCATTCTACTTTTCAAGTCAGGCTGA